The nucleotide window GTTTACCTGGACATGGTTTCTTGAACTAGTGAAGAATGATCTTGACCTTGGAGAAGGGCATCAATtatccatcattactgatatGCAAAAGGTAATTATCTTACTGATCTTACTGTTGTATTGTTGTTGAGTTTTgcattttaattattctttttctattatgttggtttgttaGGGACTAGAAATTGCTGTTGAAAATGTATTGCCACTGGTTGAACACAAAAAATATGCAAGACATGTTCTTGCAAATTGGTGTAAAAACTGGAAAGGAGTTGAAAGAAGAAGAGTGTTTTGGAGGATTGCTAAATCCACATTTGAAGCTGAGATGAAGGATAATATACAGGCAATGAAGAAATTAGGACAAGAATGTTTGGATGATCTTTTATGGTACAACTTGAATACATGGTGcaagaaatattttcaagacTATACCAAATGTGATTGTGGACAACAATATGGCAGAAAGCTTTAATGCTTGGGTACTGCCTGCAAGGTATAAAACAATAATCACAATGCTTGAGGAGATAAGggtgaagatgatgaaaagaaTTGGtgatttgagagagttcttaAACACTTGGATCACTGATATATCTCCTATGTCTTTGaagattttgcaagaaaatattgaaaagtcTATGCGATGTAACTTGACTTGGAATGGAGAAAGAGGTTTTGAGATTAAACATCATGGATTTACACATACTGTGGACATTGTTAGTAGGAATTGTAGTTGCAGATCCTGGCAGCTCAGGGGCATTCCTTGTCCTCATGGTGTTGCGGCCCTTCATTACAAGGAGTTGGAACCAATCCATTATGTGGCTAGTTGTTATAGCAAGGAAACGTACCTCAGCATATATGCCCATTTTATTCAGCCAATGAATAACATGAAAATGTGGCCAACATCAAATAA belongs to Solanum stenotomum isolate F172 chromosome 1, ASM1918654v1, whole genome shotgun sequence and includes:
- the LOC125855015 gene encoding uncharacterized protein LOC125855015, yielding MGDHIVEYGKIFDYKDEILRSNPGSTCVVKVGEEDETGQKIFEGFYVCFNALKKAFFGGARRLIGFDGCFLKGVCKGQLLVAICRDGNNQMLPIAWAVVEVENQFTWTWFLELVKNDLDLGEGHQLSIITDMQKGLEIAVENVLPLVEHKKYARHVLANWCKNWKGVERRRVFWRIAKSTFEAEMKDNIQAMKKLGQECLDDLLWYKTIITMLEEIRVKMMKRIGDLREFLNTWITDISPMSLKILQENIEKSMRCNLTWNGERGFEIKHHGFTHTVDIVSRNCSCRSWQLRGIPCPHGVAALHYKELEPIHYVASCYSKETYLSIYAHFIQPMNNMKMWPTSNNPIVKPPKIKKLPGRPGKVRRKEADESRKTGKLSKRGASMTCSKCGTQGHNKRGCPTRNQAGSSQSTEPSYQAKATESGRGRGTRRVAGGRARASSSTQPPRASSQATTNNESGR